One genomic window of Motacilla alba alba isolate MOTALB_02 chromosome 1, Motacilla_alba_V1.0_pri, whole genome shotgun sequence includes the following:
- the GGACT gene encoding gamma-glutamylaminecyclotransferase — protein MARVFVYGTLKKGQPNYKHMINTAKGLAKFQGRGHTVEKYPLVIAGKYNIPYMLNIPGTGHHIAGEIYSVDEQMLQFLDEFEGCPDMYQRTLMRIQVVEWEGKGGAGEARAAADGILECFVYSTATYPPEWVGLPYYDSYDSSGKHGLSYVLRESRE, from the coding sequence ATGGCCCGTGTCTTCGTCTACGGCACGCTCAAGAAGGGCCAGCCCAACTACAAGCACATGATCAACACGGCCAAAGGCCTGGCGAAATTCCAAGGAAGAGGCCACACGGTGGAGAAGTACCCGCTGGTGATTGCAGGGAAATACAATATTCCTTACATGCTGAACATCCCGGGGACAGGCCACCACATTGCTGGGGAGATTTACTCTGTCGATGAGCAGATGCTGCAGTTCCTGGATGAGTTCGAAGGCTGCCCAGACATGTACCAGCGCACCCTGATGCGGATCCAGGTGGTggagtgggaagggaagggcgGCGCGGGAGAGGCGCGGGCAGCGGCCGACGGCATCCTGGAGTGCTTCGTGTACAGCACGGCCACGTACCCGCCCGAGTGGGTCGGGCTCCCCTACTATGACAGTTACGACTCCTCGGGGAAGCACGGCCTCTCCTACGTCCTACGGGAAAGCCGGGAATAG